The Serinus canaria isolate serCan28SL12 chromosome 18, serCan2020, whole genome shotgun sequence region tgactccaccacttccagGGCAACCTGAACCAATGTCTAACCTttcccatgaagaaatttttcctaatatccagtctaaacctcctcCAGTGCAACTTGAGGCTGATTCCTCCTGTCCTATCACTTGCTGCTTGGGAGGAaagaccaacccccaccttcCTCCTTTAGGGTAGTTTTTCCAGCACTGTTCTAGGAAAGGAATTAATGAGATCACTGATCCATATCAAAGAGACACATATTTGCTAGAGATAGGGCAAGTGATAATATAGCTGAGACTAAGGATGTACGTGGCACTGGCTGTGTTTTCAGCAGCAATATAATCtaaaaaaagtctaaaaaaGTCTGAAATCTGTAGAAGTTTTAAGATGTTAATCAGTATTTATAGCTAGCCAGATtgttaagaaaatatttcagttgagCTTCAAATATTAAGCTATAAGAAAGTGAGATCTTGTACTAGAAGGTACAAATCTCATAAAGAATTTGAGTTCAACACTACTGCATAAACAAACCCAATGACTAATTTGATGAAGTAATCAGTAATACAAAGCTACATAATGACAGGCTTGGCAAGCAGATGTTTTTTACTCTGGGTGAAGTAAATGTCAGCTATGCATGGGCAATGCCTTCTGCAGGCCCCCAGGCCCTGTTGTACAATTGCTTACACAGAAGATGACTGAACAGCAATCCTCgtcttatttcttatttctttccaCTCACAAGGCAGCAAAACAAGCCCTGCAGGCCTTCCCTGGGTCCTACAGGATCCCTGCCCGATCCTTGGCTGTTGCAGCATTGCAAAATTTCCTCACAGAACACTGTGtgcacttccttcctccttggtttttaaattttggtggAGGTTTacttgtttgggtttgtttgcttttaaaatttcttttaagacAGTCTCCACCCTCCtctcagaaatgtttctgatgTGGAAACACTGTCAGCAAACCCCAAGAAGGGAACATCTTTTGGCAGCTGACAGGAAGCAGGTGTGAAagtgcagctgtgggagggaggatggggctctttgtgctttttgctgctgtgggtgccTTCTCTTGTCAGAAACCTCCACAAACAGCTCTCAGGAGCCCTGGTTGCTGGTGCTCACCTGCAACTCAATGCTTTTTCTAAGAAGCTGCTTCATTTTGTGTGTGGGTAAAGGAGCTGTGAATTTAGCCTTACCTTCTAAAATACAAAAGTTTAGGTGTCACCAGAATCTCTCATGTCCAGCAGCTTTCATGGTGTGCAGGCTCCCTCAGGATGCTCAGCCTGAGTGTCCAGGGAAGACAAGTGCTGGTCCAAAGCCCTCGTTTCTGTTTGGAAGTGAGAAGTTTGCTTCCATCTGGATTGTTTTTCAGGCAGAGTTGGCTATTGCCTTTGGACTAAGAGGATGTTGGTTTTTTCAGCAAGTGTACAAAGAGTTTTATATCAGCAGCAAGGTACTGTGTGAGCTTGGAGTTCCCTTTTTATTGGATTTGCAAATTTCCTGCCTGGAATTAATGTTGTTGTACATGTAAGGAGAACTGAATAAACTTAACAAAGAATGATGAGCAGAACAttgcagaacagaacagaagtCACCCAGCCAAAACAATAAGTTAAAACATCAGAAAGGGAAGTATGGATCACTTGGTGCTGTGACAATGCTCAAGTGAGCAGGTGAAAGGGAATAAACCAAACTGAGCTCTCATTCACAAGGTCAGTTCTTTAACTTGGGATCGTATTCTGTAGTAAGAACTTTGTTCTGTCACAGGCTTCCAAGGAAATTTGTGTGTTTCAGCAGTTAAGAATTATTATATATAGTTACTCCCAGTCCCAGTTTCTCATCCCGAGAGGTCCTGCAGTCTGGAGGAGCATCTGCTGCAGTGGATGTCTGCAGAAGTTTTGCCAGAAATCACAAGGACTGATAGTTATGTCTGGTGATGAATTAAATCGAGGCTTCTGTTTTGTCTGCAAAAAGGTTTTACTTTTATAGGTAGGTTACTCAATACTGGATTTTCACACTCCTACTCAAAAAGGCTGTGGGGGCAAGtctgctgtttattttaagTACATGGTGTTTGATTGTGAGAGAATtgtttttctggaggaaaaataagagaagaagaggaaaggatCTTTTTTCTATGCATATTTAAGGTAGCTTTAAATTTCTTCTGGTTATGAATGAGAATTTTGACATAGTGAATGCTTTTCAATTGACTGCAGATTGCAAAGAACATGTCAGCAGGTGAAAGGAACTTTTGGGCACCCAATTTAATAACCCTagctgctcccaaatcccccagagatgaaatatttctaaatggTATGTCTGTCCTCCAAATCATCTCCcagcaatggaaaaagaaagaaaaaaaaaagatgaaacactgaaaactggGGTGACTAATGCATTTCTCTTGGGATAAATTCAAATATCACTGCATGAAAAGTATTCCAGACAAATGTTTTCAGGAATTTCTGTAAGAGTGCAGGATAGAGTGCTCTTTTAGCTTAATGACTCAGCTTACTCACAGGtgtaattttaactttttttctggttcCTAACCTCTGACAAAAGTTAAACTTCCCCCCCACTCCCCCTCAATACTTaacatatttaatgaaaaaatgtttaaaaaacaacacaTGTTCCAGGACTAACTATATctatttttcagcctttttcaaGTCTCTCTTGGTGTACTCAGAGGAGTATCTGAGGAGTATCTGCCCCTCTGTGCAGTCATCCATCAGTTCTATgaggagcagcaaaggctgGCTGGGTGTGGGCACCTGCAGCAGATCAGGAGCAAatcacttctgcctcttgctttGCCCAGGCTGCTGAAAGATTTTCTGTCAACTTGGATCAGCTCAGTGAGTCACTACCAACTGAATTTTACTGATGAAACCAATGTGGAATAATGCTTGTGGAATCATCAAGCAATATTAAAATACTggtaagagaaagaaaaatatttccaggatgaattccctctgcagccagaagTTCAGTaacttccctctgcagccagaagTTACTGACCTctcctgtgtcactgctgatGCACTGGTGGATATTGCTGCAGAGCTTgaggctgttttccagctgcatcTGGAAATTAAGCAAATCCTGGTCCATTGCCAGTAAAGGGCActgtgtgacagtgacagttCCTCTGAACTGAGGAACTTGCTCATCCAGTAGTGGACAGCAGCTAAAAATGTCCTTGAGGAGCTGAATCAGTCACACCCTACTGGCACAGAGAAAGTTCCAGGTGTTCCCACAGACCATGATCACATTGTAATCACCAACTGATCTCATGTCTCTGAAAGAAGGAATTTCTCTTATTTGTCTGAAAGAATTTCTAAGTGTGCTGTGTGAAATACAAGTCAGGACGGATTTCCAGTGCTCTTTCCAGTGTTGCACTGTACCAGTAAGGAAGCATAAAACCAAATGGTAATAATTAGCTGCTGTTGTATTAAAAGTAGAAGTTCCAGGGTGAAAACCTCAGTGATACTCTGTCATTATCAACCTTCTGGTTCCTATAGTTGCTTTTCCAGGTTTAATTTATGTTGCCATTTGGAAGAGGTGTTGGATATCAGTCATCCAATGTTAAATTGTGAGAGGGGGCAGTGAGAGAAGCCCAGTGTGCTTCACTGTCTTGCTCATCTCCCAGCAGATGGTGCCATTGTGAAATGTAATTTATACCCAGACAAGCTGGGCAGTCCAGAGTTTCTGTAAATTGTATTTTGCGGAACTTCCAGACTTCTCAAAAAAAGGCAATGTTAATTTCTTTAATGTTCTTGTAAGTATTCAAATCcatggagaaaaattaattttttattcttctctagGGAGATATAAAgagatgcttttaaaacaaaaataattgaTGCAAATGTCCCACTTTCAAGAGAAGACAATATGCCCTGAAAATGTATGTAGAAAGAATTTGTTTCATTCCCAGCTCACTAGGGATTTGTCTGGACTTGTGAAAACAGCAGTGTTGTTATAGTTCTGTTATTTGTGAGTATACTGAAACAGAATTGATAAGCAAGCAAAACAGGTCACAGCTGTAAGAAATCAAAGCAGTTAAACAATTCTATGTATCAGGAACTGAGGGATTAAAAATCAGAGCTGTCCTTGATTTAGTTACTGGAGAACTTGTGTTGACTTTAGTGTAGATAGACATCAAttgctgaatttaaaaattttatagactaaaatgtagaaaaatcCTAAACATTTGTAGATACACCTCTATAGCAGTGAACTGTATTTAAAATCAGTGAACCTACACATGAAATTACGGGGAGCCTCCATGAACAGTGACAAGATATCTGAGCCCAAAAATGTTTAATCATAAATCAGCCGGTTAGAACTGGAAGGTGACACACACAAAGCCTTCatcttttctgaagaaagtgAAAGTGCCATCAGGAATGGACATTTGAGACCAGGGGACTGAGTCTGGGGGCCCCAGAAGTTTGGCTGAATTGGTGTGTGAGATGTGAGATGTCTGTGCTGGAGGttggtgctgtggctgctctctgctgtgagCACATGGTCAcaaacagctgcagtgtgctgggAACTCTGAGCTGCCTTTCCTGTCGTAAGGGACTGCCTAAAAACACTCTatttgcagagggaaaaaattgaaaatcttATTCAGCATTTTCCCCTTAGTTAGGGAAATAGGCTTTGCCTCTCATTTCAGCAAAGCTCTGTTCAGTTGCCAGAGCTGGTGGCTCTTAGGAAATGTCACATGTGAGCAAGAAGCAGAGGATCCAGCCAGTAGAAACAGGGTTTGTAAATTCCCAGATGAGGTTTACTGTGTAAGGGTCCAGTTCATTGGCAGTAGATTAAATGTGATGATTCCCGTGGGTTTCAAAGGGCATTCAGTCAGATTATAATGGCTATTCTGGCTGCCTCAGAAGGTGTGTTGCATTTCTGAGGTCagtcctgcttttcccacagaTATAATAGGGATTGAACAGAATTTTTATATGATGTGAATTAGACTAAATTTGATCTtatgaaattcagaaatatgtATCTTGAGAGATGGCAGTAAAAGAGGCATTTGTGGTACTGGCACAGGTACTTTAAGTTTACATTATGTAGGTCGATGTGGTTTCCAGTTTAAGCATGGAAGATGGTATCAAAATGTTCTTGTctgtttgaaatgtttttctctcaaGTTTCATGTTATTTTGGCCTAAATTCCTACAGCAGAATTTTGGTCAATAGCAGcttgattttcttctcagaGATATGTTGAGGCTTATTAGGAATATGACAGTTAATTCAGCCTCTAGAATCTTGTGAAATGGACTTCACTTGGGAGTGACATCTGGCAACAGCCTCCGGCTTTGACACCATTAAACCTTAATCCTGAGCTATTTCATCCTAAGGCTGGCCTTTCCACTTGAACCTGGCTCTGAcctgagccctgctggcctTCTCTGAAGGATATTGGCCCACCCTCACCCTCCTTCCCCCCCTGGGGCTCAGAGGAACCTTTGTCCCCCCGTGGGAAAGactgttgtggttttgttgggctttttaTGTCCTGCTGAATTCTTCTACGaggaaagggggaaggggaaaatctccttccttcctatttttttgTTACCAATAGCAAAAGTTGATTTACCTTTGTTCTCCACCTGCCACATGTCCTCCTACTCTTTTCCTATACCTGTCTCTGGGGACCATGGCTGGCAGCTGGCCAAGCCACCAGGCTTTTGTTGGTGGTTGTTTCAAACAGCCTGGACTGAGCAGGACAAACACTAGTGCTAGTTACCAGCTTAGTCTTAATTGCTGTGACTATTGTGCCATTCTGTCAAACAGCCAGAGAGGCCTTGCAGCCCATACATTGTTAAATAAATgagtgttttccttctgtttccttttgtaaaaTTCCACGCTGATGTGGGTAATACCATCATTGACATAGACTTAAAGCTTTAAAATAGTGGTTTTGGGGGAAAACTACAGCTTTCATTCACcccaggaggaaagaaagggatTTCATACGAACAGTGAAGCTTATGAGAACTGTGTGTCTCATTTATGGCCTgtgttttgtaattttgtatTGTTTTATGCAGTGTTTTAACAAGCCTGAAAAATGTTGCTGGAATTAAAGGAAAGCATTGGCTCTGTCCACAGGGGAAAGAACAAAGAGATTAAGAGCTGAGCACTCAGTTTTCAAGAATAACTAAATCACAGTTTGGGGAGTTCTGGGTCTCACAATTTAAGAAACTTTCTGAAGGGCTTGGTTTCAACTCACTTAGTCCAGCCTGTGGGCTTCAGTCAGTATCAGGGCTGGAGGGAATGGCTTAAGTCTGACTTAAAAGTAGGCTGATATACTGAGAGGAACATCCTGGAAATGGAGAAGCATTCTGTGTTTCAGattgtgccagtgctgctgctgcagatttcTGCTGAGAATTGGAACTGCATCTGATTCTTTCCTGAGGGGTTTAAGGTTTGTGATTGTGTGTCCTCTGTGCTGTCCTAACCACATAAAATCTGGTGCACATCCATGTTTTTGATACATGATGGTAGTAGGAGAGATCCACCTGTCAATATTCTAGTCTCACACAACAGTACCTCTGCTTTTTGAGATAATTGGAATTTATTGTGTAAACTACAGTAAAGGTGTTCTTTGCcacagaaaaaatggaagacCTAGAAATGGAGGTAAAGGAGGGAAATGAATAGTTATGTACATCTGTTCTCTGAAAGAGTCTTCTATTAGGATAAAGGGAAGTATTTGCTCAAATATCTGCTGAGGTCAACTAGCAAAGGTAATTTCTGTTCTTAAATGGTTAATCATGACTTAAAAATACCCATATTGACAGGAACTGCAGGATAATGTCATTGGAacttcttgtttttttaatacaccttaagaaattaaacaaagcaaatgCATTTGGTAGCGCCCTCAGGAAAAGTCCAGTCACTTCCTGACCAGTAatctgcctgggagcagcagataCATTCTCATTGTTTGCCATTTCCAGTTTCCAGTAATGGGAACGATTACTTGATCCAGCCAGTTTCTGCTGAAGATCTGGGAAAGTGTACAAATTTTAATGGcaaatttttatctgtttccATAAAacaacaaggggaaaaaagcaaaacgTGGTTTTGGTACCTGGAGGCATCACCTCTGGTAATGAATATTGGTTTATTTTGGAATTAAAGTGTCTGCTCTTCAGGAACGAGATGTATCTTAATCTTCTGGTGATTTTCTTGCAGTGTAAGTTTGATAACTGAATCTCTGGGTGGGTATATGTGTTGCTGCTTTGTCTGGGGTTGGCTGAGGCTTTTTACAGTTTTGCATCACTGTGTCTCAATCTGTAAGctttgaaaataacatttcttctcttttttttttcccccaggttCAGAACTTTACGCTCAGGGGAAAGGTAGGGAATGGTagatttttgttggttttttaatgtagaaattTAATGTAACTAATTCCTTGGTTGATATGCATCTATAACAGAGTTTATTTGGATTTGCTGTACAATAGCTCAGTATGAAATTTGGCTATATGAAAAAAATGGGCTTACTTGGTGGTATAGTGTTTAAATCAGAGGTGTGCTACTTATACCTTAATAAAGGTGAAATCTTTCCTAAAGTAATTTGCTTTACCGAGCCACAAAACAGGTGGCAGAGAAAATTAGCATTTTGTTTTGATATGTAGGAATCCCTCTCATGCCCGCAAGGAAGAATGAAGGATAAAATTATAGAATATAAGTTAAGGGCACTGTCTCCTGCTCTTGCAAAAGAATTGATCATGTCTGAGCAGAGTCCAGAAATTGTGTTCTGAAAGGAACATGTTTGCTTTTTATGTTACTgtcctgctggctcccagcacgTACAGTCTGcatgcttccttttttccatcaCCTGGGAGAAATGTTTGCTCCTTGCTGTCATTTGGTTTATTCACATGCAAAGAAATTCACAGCTTTTCACTGATTTTCTGGCCCAGACTCTCTAGCAAGGACCCATTATAAATAGCTGGGAGGTGTGCAGGACAAGGGACTTCTTTAGATGCAGGAAAGTTTTTCTATTTGAATAGCAATTTCTAATACAAATTCTGACCCAAATGGGCATAGCCCAGAAGTGTAAGTtctaaaggaagagaaagtgaATGAACTAATACATCTTTCTCTGTACTTGTTCCTTGAGATGTGAGAATATAAATATCAATTATACCAGGAGCCTAACAGTTGTAACATTTAAGctacaaattctttttcttgctgtggTTATAAAACCAGAATATATTTCTATGCACACACATTtctatacatatatacatatttatataaatactaCCATGAGCTTTATTTCTAAAAGCACTTATCAATTTAAATGACAATATTTCCATCAAATGACATgtaaattttaacttttttttttgtaatttaaatgtgACAGCTTGAGATAACTGTGTTATATTGGactacttaaaaataaatataattttttcttttttattttccatcaagTTTTTACTTTCAACAGAGTTGAAATCAAGGTTGAACCATCTGACAAAGTGAAGAATGGAGCTCCAATGTCAATCATCTGCCATGCTGATATTAGCAAAAATACTTATTTCCAGCTGAAGcacaatttcacatttttaaaggatGGGAAGCTTGTGTTTATGACCATGTCAGACAAAGAAGATGCACGGTATGCAATACCTGTGGCCAAGTCTTCAGATACAGGAGAATATGAATGTAGGGTGAATGCAGATGGCAAGATGGGTTTCAGTAAGACCATCTATGTTTGGGTAGCAGGTGAGTGTTCTGTCAGACATGGCAGATGAGATACAGAGAGAGAACaacctcacagggaaggaacGATAGTCAGTGCTTATAAAGGGTATCTTGCAAAGTGTGTTTTATCCTTGACATCACAGTACCTGGTGAGAGTTTGGTACTAATCCCCCATGTTACAGCACAGAAACGAACTCAGGACCCCAAGGCTCCAGGCCAGATCAGTGCTAGTCAGGAACACAGTCTGTGCCACCATCCCCACTATCCTGAGCCTCTGTTCCCTAGACTAGAGAAAGAATCATTTGTGAAAGTTGTGCCCACCCAGTAACCATGATGAGGGGTGGGCAgatccctgggaatgctggaaatAACGTACAGGGATGCTCAGAGTGTGAGAGCCAGCACCAAAGCCAGCATCAGCCATGGGCCACTTTTGTAGACAATGTTGTCTCAGTCTTGTTCTTTCATCTCTTATGAGAACAGAGGCCACCTCCATCCATACACTTTCTAGATGTGTTCTTGACTGCAGGTGACATTTTCCTCTTGGAAAAGCATCTTGGACAGAATTTGTCAGCACTGAGTAGTTACGGGGTAATCTTTTGGTTCTTGCAAACTATTTGCATCTGTTAATCAGTATCCATCATTCCCACAGTCATCAGAGGTGCTGTTTATTACAGGATTATgcaatgtttcttttcttgttttctgttgtaAGGAATGACCAAGCCAATCCTGACTGCTGACAAAAAAGAAGTTTCAGAGGGTGAAACTGTGAAATTACGTTGTGAGCTGCCAGAAGAAGTACCTCCTTTAGAATTCATTTTCCGGAAGATAAAGACAAATTCAGAGCCTATAGAAAAACGTGTacctgaacaaaaccaaaatttctctgaaatggaATATTATGTTGAAGCGGGAGATAATATTTTACAATTTGATTGCTTTGGCAAGAGACAAGTAAAATCTGGATGGGAAAGCTCCCAACACAGCAACAAAACACTTGTTACAGTCAAGGGTAAGttgttttaacttttctttttatatttctttgctAGCTATAGATAAAAATTGGGTcacatatttatatgtatatcAATCTAGCTGTATGTTTATATCTATTCTCTTGCAGAACCATTTATAAAGCCCACTCTGATCACCAAGCCCTCAAATAACATAACAGAAGGAGACCAGATAGAATTTGAATGCTCAACTGTGGCAGCTCAAATGCATGGCATTGAAatcattttccagaaaaacagaacaataCTGAACAGTGTACGAGATAAGAAATTTCTGAGATACTCCATATTAGCTACTCAGGAGGACAGTGGTGAATATCTGTGTAAGGTGGAGCAAGGAGCAGTGTCTAAAACCACCAAACGGAATGTCTTTGTGTCAGGTAAAACCTCTGTTCATCTTAGATTTTACTCAAAGTATTGATGTTTAAATTTGGCAGAACTCAGGATCCAAGCGTTACCTCCAGATCCAAGTGTAAATTTGCTGTAAGTTAAAGGCTAGTTAGATTTTAGTTTCTTACTTTTGCCAACCTATACTTCCCAACTAAAATAATATCCTCAAACAACCTGTGAAAAGTGGTTTCAAGCAAATGCTAAgtttctgttttccctgaaaatacaagaatattaaaataacacAATTGTTTTGTTCCCAAATTATAAACTATCAGTATGTCCTTCATTCTGTACACTTTGAGATAAGTAGTCATATTCTTCCAGGCTCATTTTGAATGGATCAGCTCTCTTTTTATCTTGCAGAATTATTCCCCAGGCCAACACTATATGCTTCTATGACTCAGTTGGATGAAAGTAAAGATTTAATTTTGAACTGCAGCATTAACGGTTTACGGAGAGCCAACTTCTCTATCCTACGGAAAAGTTCCAGTGGAGACATCCTGTTGAAAAAATCTAGAATCTTAGCAATTAAAGTTAATGTGAATGACACTGGATCTTACACCTGCAAAGCTGAAGTAAAAGGAATAACCAAGGAGAGCAAACCTGTAAGGATAAGTGTTTATGGTGAGTTCACACAGAAGCTTAGAACCACCAGGGTGGGGGAAGGATCTAAACCAGAAGCTTATAAATAAGGACATCAGTTTACAGAATCAGTCTCCAGTCCATGAGCTAGCAGGGTGTCAGTTCTTACAACATGAATTTCTGTGGGATGTGCTTTAGCTGCAGAGGATTTGGTGTATTGTGATATAATCAAGTCATACTTTCCAGGGCTGGCCCTCGGAGAAGGGCGTTGGAATGGCTTCCTGCTAGGTTCTGCTAGGGACCAGATAGACTCTCATTCACATTTGCAGGAGCCAGGAATGTTCTGCAAAACTTTCACTTTGATCCGAAGCTCTGTCAGTGTCTGCCTTGAATCCCTGCCCCTCCAGGCAGAAAGGCAGGAGGGCCAGAGGTCATCTGGTTGGCTCAGCTCTAGAGAAGGCAAGGGCTCATTGCCATAAGCACAGCCCCCTCACCAGCTCAAAATCCTCCAGTGCCCTTCCCTCCCATGGAACAGGCACAGTGGTTCTCCAGTCTGTCCCAGGCATGACCTGCACTGttcactgtgctgctggagcagggccctgagcaggagctgtgcaatCTCTCTCAGGTCATACAAGGAGCAGACTTGTTCCTTGGGTCAGAACTACTTTTGGAGTTTGGATGATCCACAGCTGAGTCACTGATcctttccttgttttgcttcattttgtcCCTGTATGCTGCTGTATCCAAACTCACATATATTCTATTATCTATGCTAATGACTTCAAGTCCCTCCATTTCCATTCTGTTGATGAGGAAGAGCTTCACAATATAGACTCTAGCTGCAAACTAGCTAAATATTGTATATTTATGTTTTCTACAAAATAATATTGTGTCTTTTGGCCTTATGCAGTGTAATttgcaacaatttttttttattcacctTTTAGCTCCAGTCTCCAAGCCAACTCTTTCTGTTGTCAGTGGTTCACCAGAGGTGGTATTAGGGAAGCCTCTACAATTAATCTGCCATTCAGTGATGGGAACACCACCAATAACATTCACATTCTACAAAGGGgatgaaattaagaaaaatgtaaCTAATGACACATATGCTACATTTTTGGATGAAGATATTGGACTAAGTGACAATGGAGGGTACAAATGTGATGCTCGAAACAATCACTCCAGTGGTGTGAAAACTAGCAATATTCTAAATGTCACAGTGATAGGTAAGTCTGTttaattcttcttcttcttgtctaATGTAATATTTAGAGTTTTGAAACGTAGCAGCAAGCGGTGGGCTAAGAAAAATGGATGTGAAATGTTTGCAAGTTCCTGCTCACTTGAATTAAAATAGTTGCCTATCACAGCACAGTAGTCCAGGACCAGAGCAGAAGTCAATTCTTGATCTTTGAAAAAGAAGAGCTTATTTCTCTCTACTAAGGAGTTTTCAGCTTTGCATCCTGGTTTAAACCCAAATTGTGTTGGTCTTAATAAGGTAAATTTGTGGTAAACAGGCTGTTGTCTGAGTTTTGACGCTGAGTTATGTATGACTAGAATAGATAAA contains the following coding sequences:
- the PECAM1 gene encoding platelet endothelial cell adhesion molecule isoform X4 — protein: MYLNLLVIFLQCSELYAQGKVFTFNRVEIKVEPSDKVKNGAPMSIICHADISKNTYFQLKHNFTFLKDGKLVFMTMSDKEDARYAIPVAKSSDTGEYECRVNADGKMGFSKTIYVWVAGMTKPILTADKKEVSEGETVKLRCELPEEVPPLEFIFRKIKTNSEPIEKRVPEQNQNFSEMEYYVEAGDNILQFDCFGKRQVKSGWESSQHSNKTLVTVKEPFIKPTLITKPSNNITEGDQIEFECSTVAAQMHGIEIIFQKNRTILNSVRDKKFLRYSILATQEDSGEYLCKVEQGAVSKTTKRNVFVSELFPRPTLYASMTQLDESKDLILNCSINGLRRANFSILRKSSSGDILLKKSRILAIKVNVNDTGSYTCKAEVKGITKESKPVRISVYAPVSKPTLSVVSGSPEVVLGKPLQLICHSVMGTPPITFTFYKGDEIKKNVTNDTYATFLDEDIGLSDNGGYKCDARNNHSSGVKTSNILNVTVIVPIRDASLGSVPYGEVEVGSDTAFLCSVKEGSWPIDFKFFKKTDHEVLLHEVREYSDRTIWHKKTMKRKDTGTYYCVASNRASVNVRSRPITISVILAAWQKGVIAAFVLTAMAGAGAVALWWFLRKKKKAKGPSMEMSGSALAPNLASEKLTRPPSDGNYYSGSGYIEDNENHMKSTDESKGPDLESAEVDYTEVEVSTLDPHRDSMENRHSRIYGHPDAT
- the PECAM1 gene encoding platelet endothelial cell adhesion molecule isoform X5 translates to MSIICHADISKNTYFQLKHNFTFLKDGKLVFMTMSDKEDARYAIPVAKSSDTGEYECRVNADGKMGFSKTIYVWVAGMTKPILTADKKEVSEGETVKLRCELPEEVPPLEFIFRKIKTNSEPIEKRVPEQNQNFSEMEYYVEAGDNILQFDCFGKRQVKSGWESSQHSNKTLVTVKEPFIKPTLITKPSNNITEGDQIEFECSTVAAQMHGIEIIFQKNRTILNSVRDKKFLRYSILATQEDSGEYLCKVEQGAVSKTTKRNVFVSELFPRPTLYASMTQLDESKDLILNCSINGLRRANFSILRKSSSGDILLKKSRILAIKVNVNDTGSYTCKAEVKGITKESKPVRISVYAPVSKPTLSVVSGSPEVVLGKPLQLICHSVMGTPPITFTFYKGDEIKKNVTNDTYATFLDEDIGLSDNGGYKCDARNNHSSGVKTSNILNVTVIVPIRDASLGSVPYGEVEVGSDTAFLCSVKEGSWPIDFKFFKKTDHEVLLHEVREYSDRTIWHKKTMKRKDTGTYYCVASNRASVNVRSRPITISVILAAWQKGVIAAFVLTAMAGAGAVALWWFLRKKKKAKGPSMEMSGSALAPNLASEKLTRPPSDGNYYSGSGYIEDNENHMKSTDESKGPDLESAEVDYTEVEVSTLDPHRAPEQKGTETVYSEIRKTNNDSMENRHSQRIYGHPDAT
- the PECAM1 gene encoding platelet endothelial cell adhesion molecule isoform X7; the encoded protein is MYLNLLVIFLQCSELYAQGKVFTFNRVEIKVEPSDKVKNGAPMSIICHADISKNTYFQLKHNFTFLKDGKLVFMTMSDKEDARYAIPVAKSSDTGEYECRVNADGKMGFSKTIYVWVAGMTKPILTADKKEVSEGETVKLRCELPEEVPPLEFIFRKIKTNSEPIEKRVPEQNQNFSEMEYYVEAGDNILQFDCFGKRQVKSGWESSQHSNKTLVTVKEPFIKPTLITKPSNNITEGDQIEFECSTVAAQMHGIEIIFQKNRTILNSVRDKKFLRYSILATQEDSGEYLCKVEQGAVSKTTKRNVFVSELFPRPTLYASMTQLDESKDLILNCSINGLRRANFSILRKSSSGDILLKKSRILAIKVNVNDTGSYTCKAEVKGITKESKPVRISVYAPVSKPTLSVVSGSPEVVLGKPLQLICHSVMGTPPITFTFYKGDEIKKNVTNDTYATFLDEDIGLSDNGGYKCDARNNHSSGVKTSNILNVTVIVPIRDASLGSVPYGEVEVGSDTAFLCSVKEGSWPIDFKFFKKTDHEVLLHEVREYSDRTIWHKKTMKRKDTGTYYCVASNRASVNVRSRPITISVILAAWQKGVIAAFVLTAMAGAGAVALWWFLRKKKKAKGPSMEMSGSALAPNLASEKLTRPPSDGNYYSGSGYIEDNENHMKSTDESKDSMENRHSRIYGHPDAT